The segment CGGGGGATCCGGGTTTCTGCAGACCAAAAGGCTCGGGGGGCAAAATGGCGTCCGAGAGGAGCTTTGTACCTGTCCCTGTAGAGCAGGCATATGCGATCCTTCGACAACTTCAGCCGTTTGCTAATGCGCTTCTTGAGGGACTCAACCGACTCGCTTGGACACACTGACACCTCTAGCTGGCCGCCGGTTGTCGGGTGCACCACTAGCATCATCTTGGAAGAATCTCGGGGGCTGCACCCGCAACCGTCGCCCTCCATTGGCCCCAGCTTATCCTGGCCCCGACGTCTCACAAATCCTACTCTCGCACGAGCTACAACGGCTGTCGACAGCCTCTATTGCACTGACTCCACTTCGCCTCTTGCCACTGTGCCTCGGCTGGCTGCGTTATCGCCCCTTGCAATAACTGGTGTAGTTGGATTGCAGGCGCAAGAGTGGGGTGGCGTGCGGCTATCGACATAGCAAGAGCGGAGAGTGATCCTCTCTGCTATTTCCACTGCATGACTTTTTACTTGGACGatcctgaaataatttacttaattttagctgaacattaataaattgcataaaataatgttGCTATGGTTTTGATTCGTATCATGGCACTCAAagctatataatatattataatactCACGCTTTCCACTCACTGTACACTTCTCGGTGTTTTGGGAACAATCAATGGGCCCTATCCTACCGAGTGCGAGTCCTCCTTTCCATATTTGATATGCTATAACATAATAAACCTTTAATGCATAATAGGAAAAAGACATCCAAAAGTTTTCCaattcaatataatatttgtTACATAGAAATTTGGTAACAAGTGtaagtaaacaaatttcagTTTAATGCGTAAGAAGGCCTAGAGTTATAGTTTACCTCACAACGTTGGTTGCGAACGAAACCCTGCTCCCTTACGCCTCcacttttaccatttttttggcgttaacatttttggcaacgaggatgaagcctggttttaattatattcaacatttttggAAGATTCCGCATATTATGAAAGAAACGAACTTCAACCTCGTTGCTCAATCCACGAATTTGTAATGATGGTTATTACAATTTATCATGCAATAGGGTAATAGTATGACGCCGAAACTGGTCCCCTAAACTTTACCTCCCCTTAAGTGTCACTCCCCCTTTCCCCAGCTCCCTCTATGCataatgaaatcaaatatatacAGCTGCTGTTACACACCTCCAAAAGGTAAAAACTGTTACCTCTGCACGTCATACTGAGTGTTAGTGCTTCACCTCCTCCAGAGTCCGCGCTGAAAAGAGCCCCGAACCGCCACCGAACCCAATCATGAGAAGGTCCACGATGAAAACTTTCAAAGACTTGGGTTAACCTGATAatgatattataattttcattaggattataatcattttataGTGATACATACTCAGAGGTCTCAGCCACATAATTTTATGCAGTGGCTATAGGCTGAAACGGCTTCATCCGAATTCTGAGTTGGCGGCTGAGCATTTTTGCTGGCAGCTGACGCACCTtcaaaattgaagtttgataatGGCTTAAAACGGCTTGAGGATGCTAATATATTTCTCTCCGGCATTTAGACTTTTTGACAGGCGGCTGGCGTGACTGGCACATGGGCATCCTGCTTTTGTTCAAATTCACGAAGGCTTGGCGCCTGACCAAGTGACCAAAAATTAGTCAGCATCGCGCCCGGCTTAACCTCTCTGGGATCCTTCTGAGCAGCctaatatgaaaaatgttaaaagttGTTGTTATTTACACCCCGTTCGAGTGGAACACTATGTATAGGTTTGGGGAATTTTCTGAACTGCCTTGACCAATGAccaattaagaagaaaatgtctaaaaataaaaaaatcccaagTTCAcagtggaaaatttcaatttgcaaagattattttaaaactcactataatcattaattaattattaatgatttCGACTAATACTAAGCTGGTCATGTAATATGTATggaaaagttacagttttcgccattATGTTAGTATAGCTACAGTTCTCGCCGACTTTACCGTTTACACGCATCAAATCTGTTGTCAGTGTTGTCCCTATACTAATAACATTGAAAGGCAAAAACTGTAACTTTGCGAGACCTGTAACTTTCCCATGTTACGTGAATAACTATGTACTGCCTCCTTGCAcagcatatttaaatttagcttccTGGCCGTACATTcaagcaaatataaaatatatcctTTCCACTTCCAACTTGGTTATTTTTTCCGGTTTCTTACATCTTTTATAGGATTATTTTGTACTTACAtcatacataaatataaatatgccTATATGTACAACTAAGGACGGTATAACTGGGAACTGGGACTGGCAGACACCGCCATATCTACAGACGGCATATTCACTTCCCCTCTCTCAGCTATACGCACCGTATAGCTGAGAGAGAGGAAGTGGGTTCCCGTCTGTAAATATGGCGATGTGCGCCAGTCCTTGTTATACCGTCCTTATGAACAACATgctagatttttaaaatgaagagcAGTGCAGCTGGCACATTTCAACTCTGACAACACCGTTCTCACGTGCGTTTAGACTTGACGCTCTCTCTATAAACTGAACGCCCGATTCTTTTCCTCGGCATTCCGTAAGAAATTACCAACCAGCACCAGCAGTCACATCCCGGCGGTCCCGCCTCCGCGCCTCCGCACCGCAACATGGCCTCTACTACAGAATCCATGTCGCGGCTCCTCAAACTTGCCCACAAATTCAACTGCTTCTATCTGTCAGGTAAGTCTGTTTTAAGTCATTTCGGTGCGTCTTGCCGGTGAATTTCAGCCACCTTCTTAGCGCCCGTGGCCGCGGTTAATTCGCGAAGAATTTCTCATCGATTGCATTCGGCGCAATTGTGGACTGTCAAGTTCAATAGTAAACATTGCAGACACCCGACATTCGATTTGGCCTGATGTCGTTAATAACGTTGCGTTGTAAGGGTCTCTTGTCAGAACTTTTCGAATATGCCCGATTCGATGTGAAAATCAAACTCCGCGCGTTAGTATGGCAATGTAGACAGTTTTGGAGTTTGTCGCAAAAGCCGCGGTTATTTTTACCAGCAcactttgttttgttttttaggaTTGCAAAAGGGCGACTGTCGACCATTTGTAGTTGAAGGTCAGCAAGTGGGTCTGGTGCGGCCTGACGTCGCGGCCCAGTTGGCTCGATTCCCAGAGGTCTTCCTTGTGCACTCTGATGTCGTGGAGCTCAACCCGGCGTTTCGAGATTACAAAGAACGCAGCGCCAAAGTCGACGCGGTCCTGCGGAGGTTCAGGACGGATGGTGCATTTATCGCTCTGAAAGGATGGCGAGAGGAGGTGGTTATTGCATCATGATCTCCTCTGATAGCCTTAATTCGATGCTGTTATTTCAGTGTTATGAAGTGCGAGCTGCGTTTTCTAAATGCCCCCTGCTGAAGATGGACAGATCAGCCACTTGTAAGTAGACTGAAAAATTTTTGTGTGAAGCATGAATTGAAAGTGACCAAATTGTGCTCAGGCCTCTTTGGAATCCGACAGTACGGTGTAGACATCAATGGCTACGTGCTGTGTCCGGAGAGGGGCAtgtgtgtgtggctgcagaaGCGAGCAGCCTCCAAACAAACCTGGCCTGGAAAACTGGACAACATGGTCGGAGGAGGTCTCTCTGTTGGCTTTGGCATTCTGGAAACGGCTCTCAAGGAGGCAGCTGAAGAAGCTTCCATTCCACGCAGCATACTTGACCAAAAGCTCACCCCAGCTGGTTCTGTCTCGTGAGGGTTTTTTATTcctatatttttcaacttttgctAACTATATCATTTGATAAAGGTTTTTCTTCGAGAGTGAAAGAGGTCTCTTCCCAAATACTGAATTTGTTTATGATCTTGAGTTACCCTTGGACTTTGTACCCAACAATAGTGATGGTGAAGTTGAGAGTTTTGAACTGCTTCCTGCTAAGGTTTGTTGGCTTTAGCAGTCATATAAGCCAAATGCTGACATATTTTATTGTGTAGGAGGCGCTGGACAAAATATTCGCACCAGATTTTAAAACTACTAGTTGCCCTGTGGTTTTGGACTTCTTGATCAGGCACGGTTTTGTCTCGCCAGATTCAGGTTTGGAAACACATTATTtggaatgcattttaaattaaaaaaaaatattcctaatgCGCATAGTCTGGCCTGATGAGGGTATTACTTATCTCATGCCGCATGAGTGAATAAACATTTAATCTCTTTTGAGTCGagttgagaaatttaatgtattGCATCTGGTCATGTTTTGTTCACAGAGCCAGAATTTCCACAACTGATAGAGTTGCTGCATGTGCCACTGCAGAGTCTCTACAATCGAACACAGAAGAGCAGACGTCTAGAAAATGGTGATATAAgcagtaattaaattagttaaagGAGTTACTTAGTCTCAGCTCAGCCAAATCGGACCTGATTTGTGATATTATTCTGCGTAATGGGTTCTTTGGCTGGTCGCCTCGCTTGCTCAAcggcaaaaaattaacaacagcTTTGGCCGCCAGCCACATTCTAGTACAAACCTCCtttagcgatttttttataattcccCCGTAGCACATTTAttaacttttgcatttttagacATATTTTACACTCTTGTATTATTAAAAGTGATTTCCGCTAGATCTGATGacaattttgatgaattgGTGATAACTTTGATTTATCATTGGTTTCGCAATTTGAAGTTAGTGCTAGCACCACAACAGGACATCTTTTTGAAAGCTTACGCGTTTATGCGTCAGGCTGAGGTGCAgattaaagaaatttccaaGCATACCTAATGCACTGCCTAATAGCAATACAGTTTGACCCTGGGAAGCTTAAAAGCCAAATCTTCCAAACTCTGGTGCAAATTTTCCTAGTTTTGATTCTAAATATCCACAAGTCTACAATCTTCCTCTGAAACCTCCACATATTACACTTCATGAAAACATACTTTTAAGAGCCCTTTACCCTTGGGTCATAATTGACTGCAGCTAATTAGATGCTTCGTCTGTGTCCTAACGCTTTGCTGGCACAAAAGAACAGCTTCAATGTCACGTACTCCTGCcccttcaattttttgtatacaGTTGGTGTGGTGCTTTTATCTTAACTCTCAAATTTGCTGGCTCATTTGAGGTTAGTTTTGTAATAAGTTCTTACGTTTTCGAAACCGCGTTGATTCATTACTCTCtagttttgtatttattaattttagtttttgtcgCTTGAACAACAATTCACTCTAAAAACTTGCTTGCACATTTTCATATCGTGTAATGGATGTCaaagaaattttgagaatctacatatatatatatatattgaagatgaaaattttcagtcggGTTGATTATGTTAAAACTTGATATATCGAGACCATTCATAGTCGCAGACTCTGCCGCTGCAGTATATTTGAAACCTAATTTGAAGTATTTGAGTTCACGCACAACTCGCGAACGGTGTTTCATAAATCTATGCGTGAATATTGAGTAAAATGTCGTGTGATTTATGGGAGTCGCATGCCATGCACTATTGGCTATTTAGTAACACCCAAAATCAGGTGTGCACAAAAATAAGAAGGATGCTGTGATATCAAGTGCGAATCTGCTGTTGTGGTTAATCATGAGTGTCACTGGTTCACTTGAGTGGTTTATACTTTTTTCAACAGAAAGCAGGCTTAAActtgattgaattaaattgagtttattCCGAGGTTTGAAGTGTGAATGGCGTCTGTCGCAAGTTTGGCAAGAAAAATGGTTTCAATGACTACTATTTATATTTCACCGccataatatacatataacaCGCCGCTTGTAAAACCTCGATTCCAAAAATACCGGGAAACCAACAATGTGGAAaaggttgaatttttactgcaatttCATCGAGTGTTGGCGTTTTGACAAAACTTGGTCGATATGGCTGTATTACATTTGATTTGGAGAAAGAAAGCGTACAGTGTATGATTTGTGAAGCTCAACTTAAAGCTTCAGAAATTTCTAGTCAATGTATTCTTCTTAAGGCCCATGTTATATTATCCAAGCAGTCAACTcggaaatgagaaaaacttCATTATATGAATGTACTTcttatttgtatattttaacttCGAAAATCTGAAGCACTTCacgcatatatatatacacacagaAAGTGAACTTCAAAAGCAGTCTAAGTACTTGATACTAGTGGTGAAGCTGTATGAATGCCAACTTAACTTTAAATGGTACTAGTAATTTATACGTAAgtcaaaaagtttaaatacatgaatctttttcatttttaaaataattttcacttttgttgCTTAGAAGTTTGTATTTTAGTATGGTTCTTTTaagaggataaaaataaaaatgttgttttgaCACACAAAATCCTTTATTAGTGACGATTTCATGCTGAATTGTGACGGAAGCAGCAACAGCACTCGTTGCTCTGAGTTAAGTCAGCAAAACCTTCATCGTCATCGTTTCCACAGTGTTGAGGATaagattttccaaaatattgttcatATAGACGACAAACGCTGCATTTGCAATCtaaatagaagaaaattatttatccacatgcaatttttttagaatcaTAAATATACCACTTAGGATTTCTGGATGAAAATCTTCTGCGCCACTTGAAAGCTCCGACTGGTAGATCGACCTCTTATTTCTTATCTTGCAGGGACTAcgaatttcaacaaaatcagtaaaataaaaaggtgtgtttatatatatgtaaaGTGTCACCTTGGAGTCTTtgaataatgcaaaatatcAGAGTCAACGTGTCTCACGACAAACGGTGGCTTATGTGTCTTGATGTGAACACAGTCTCGGCAGGAAAGCTTCGAGCAACGATTTCCAAACTTCACTTGTCGACATGGACTAATTGCCTGAATGGAATACCTcattaagaattaatttgtaaaaatggtaTCATCGCCAAGTTACGTACTACTGATGGGATTTTCTTTTGAGGCATGCAGAAGCTATGCGGAGAAGGTTCAGTCACTTGCTGAATACAAACTCTAGTCGAAACCTCGATATCCGGTCCCAGCAatccctgattttttttaggttAACTGGCGCCTCGTAAAACTcgggttaaaatatttacgggAAAATGGCAGAGTGGTTGCATTTGCAACGTGGTTATTGGTGCGGAGCTGAGACTTCCACTTTCAGGAAAAAGTAAGCTCACAAGGGAGCTCTTGAAGATTGCTATGGAGCGCAGTCCTGGGGCTGATTCCTGAAGCTCTAGACGAATAAACTCGGACGCTAGGCGACTGTGCAGGCTGAACAAATCAGTCGCGTCATACACCTGATTAAAATACGCAAGGTTCAAATACGGAAAATGAtaactttaaatataaattacctTGGAAATATTGAAAGTTTGATTAAAGTGCAAAGGAAATGACGCGGGCAAACTTGCAGTTCTAAATGTTCGGTCCATAATCCATAGGTGCAGAAGCAGGTCCCCTTTGCTTCCCGCTCTGCACATTCCAGGGCTATTCACCTTTACAATTTAAGTGAATTTAAGATTGCATTAAAGCTTTCTTGACTTGCCTTTAAGACCTGAAGACGAACATTCACTTTTAAATGCTGACGCGACATTTTCAAGCACTCATAAGTTATGCTAATATTCAACAAAATCTAGTTCACCaggtggaaataaattcatacaAGACGCCGTAAGTTGTGTTTCCTACTCTAATGTTAGGTCAAGTTTCCATGGCAACCATCTATATTTACGGTGTCTATATTAGGTGGTGTTTAGGAAGTACTGCTTGTGCTAAAAGTAACCTCAAGCCTTTCACActtattccaaaattaaatattccattcCACCTGATGTATTTATAAATGCCTCCTCTGCCACTTGATCAGAATACAGCATTTCTCGAGATAAATGAAAGAACGAAAGGAGTTAGCAACTATTCTAGCTAGCCAGTGACGCGTGTGATGAACAATTCACGTCAACCTATGCAATCAATATGCAAGACACAAATAAACAGGTAGCACCAGCAGCGAGAATGGCACATAGCCAACTTTTCCACGTTGCCGAAATTTGATTGGATAACGAAATCAAAGACAAAGGTTTATAACAGGGCACACAATAAACCTTATTGTgctattttctctctttaataGAAACACGCTTAAGTGGGCCTgcgttgaaaattaaataataggcCCAATCATTCACTCTGCACCAGCAACAACACAAAGAGTCGATGTCATTTCACGTAATCAaccaaaggaaattttatgatgTCTGAAGCGAATAACGGATCTTGCATATCTTCTGGGTCTCTTTTGCCCCATCCCTGTCTTTAATGATGCACGATGGAGTGCGGTTAATTGTTCTTTGAAAAGTTAACAATGATTTTGGCAACCACAGTGAGTGGGATAAGAGCAAAAATGGTACCCAAAATGCTCGTTCAACAAAATGTTTagagaaaatgtttaaaacagCAAAGTGCTCATGCCGCCCATCTCGCTCTGCTCCTTGACGAAGATCTCAAAGTACTGGTATATGATGGTGACAGCAAGCAGGATACCAGTGCCGGAGCCGATAGCCCCAAGGAAGTCGGCAAGCACGGAGAGGGCGCCGATACAGAGACCTCCAAAAGCGGCCGCTGTCGGAATGTACCTATTGAGCTCGTGGATCATCGACTTCTCACGGTGGCCACGCATGACCATCTGTTGTTCCTTCAGCTGCTTAGCAACCTGAAACGTAGAGAGGAAagcaaaaatgagcaaatttttcactAGAGTTGTGGTTAAAAATAGCAGaaagacaatttaaaaatttgttgaccATGAATACTTTAAACGAATTTCTATCATTGCTtaacaaaaatacttttcaacTTACGTCCTTGGCAGAAGAACCAGAAACCTCAATCCAGGTCTTCGAGAAGAAGGCGCAGGAACCAAGCATGAAGACGATGTAGAGCATGGCGTGAATA is part of the Cloeon dipterum chromosome 1, ieCloDipt1.1, whole genome shotgun sequence genome and harbors:
- the LOC135941431 gene encoding uncharacterized protein LOC135941431 → MSRQHLKVNVRLQVLKVNSPGMCRAGSKGDLLLHLWIMDRTFRTASLPASFPLHFNQTFNISKVYDATDLFSLHSRLASEFIRLELQESAPGLRSIAIFKSSLVSLLFPESGSLSSAPITTLQMQPLCHFPGLLGPDIEVSTRVCIQQVTEPSPHSFCMPQKKIPSVAISPCRQVKFGNRCSKLSCRDCVHIKTHKPPFVVRHVDSDILHYSKTPSPCKIRNKRSIYQSELSSGAEDFHPEILSDCKCSVCRLYEQYFGKSYPQHCGNDDDEGFADLTQSNECCCCFRHNSA
- the LOC135941576 gene encoding uncharacterized protein LOC135941576 — encoded protein: MASTTESMSRLLKLAHKFNCFYLSGLQKGDCRPFVVEGQQVGLVRPDVAAQLARFPEVFLVHSDVVELNPAFRDYKERSAKVDAVLRRFRTDGAFIALKGWREECYEVRAAFSKCPLLKMDRSATCLFGIRQYGVDINGYVLCPERGMCVWLQKRAASKQTWPGKLDNMVGGGLSVGFGILETALKEAAEEASIPRSILDQKLTPAGSVSFFFESERGLFPNTEFVYDLELPLDFVPNNSDGEVESFELLPAKEALDKIFAPDFKTTSCPVVLDFLIRHGFVSPDSEPEFPQLIELLHVPLQSLYNRTQKSRRLENGDISSN